The following proteins are encoded in a genomic region of Phaeodactylum tricornutum CCAP 1055/1 chromosome 1, whole genome shotgun sequence:
- a CDS encoding predicted protein, translated as MATIDRRCDTTLSVRLRSNDKSLDRLILREPRSVHCSPSFEEFVEAMSGNITVKVVFVGELVVQTLEEDKLCTLLEKLGCLTALENLEIALPHLGAKKRITASSVVRFLGRAKALKTFVLWPFLRIDSGEDAKLIACVLKDHLNLQHLGFMHLVMSGGSRGIVIDPILRSLATVPKLETLQISAAFSMQEGRQAVREESSLTNLLMPSCALKYFALRNLNLGDSHCTAIANMLSKYGSVCSLKLLDLRFNSITEKGFTALLATLQENYILEWLETDCRNKNWLEKISFALALNRAGRFALLRDPSTSRQEMMGVFEKCCDNLNVSYHLLRHNPSICDRGKDKVENGFTPASQT; from the coding sequence ATGGCTACCATCGACAGGAGATGCGATACCACCCTTTCTGTGAGGTTACGATCCAACGACAAGAGTCTTGACCGCCTCATTCTTCGTGAGCCTCGATCAGTTCACTGCTCTCCTAGTTTTGAAGAATTCGTCGAGGCTATGAGCGGGAACATCACTGTTAAGGTAGTTTTTGTTGGAGAATTGGTGGTGCAAACGCTAGAGGAAGATAAATTATGCACGCTCTTGGAGAAACTCGGTTGCCTGACGGCGCTGGAAAACCTAGAAATAGCTCTGCCTCATCTCGGCGCGAAGAAGCGCATCACGGCATCATCCGTCGTTCGATTTCTGGGCCGGGCCAAAGCTTTAAAGACATTCGTCCTATGGCCTTTTCTCCGAATCGACTCAGGAGAGGATGCTAAGCTTATTGCCTGTGTCCTCAAAGATCATCTCAATCTCCAACATTTAGGCTTTATGCATTTGGTAATGAGTGGAGGAAGTCGAGGCATTGTGATTGATCCAATTCTTCGAAGCTTGGCAACTGTTCCGAAGTTAGAAACCTTGCAGATCTCTGCGGCTTTTAGTATGCAAGAGGGCCGTCAAGCTGTCAGAGAGGAATCCAGCTTGACGAACCTCCTCATGCCTTCTTGTGCCTTGAAGTATTTTGCACTGCGCAATTTAAACCTCGGTGACTCACACTGTACTGCCATTGCCAATATGTTATCTAAGTATGGCAGCGTTTGCTCCTTGAAACTGTTAGACCTCCGCTTCAATTCGATAACTGAAAAGGGATTCACAGCGCTACTTGCTACACTTCAAGAAAATTATATTCTTGAATGGCTGGAAACGGATTGCAGGAACAAGAACTGGCTGGAGAAGATATCTTTTGCTCTCGCCTTGAACCGAGCAGGGCGCTTTGCACTGCTTCGAGATCCATCAACTTCACGGCAAGAGATGATGGGTGTGTTTGAGAAGTGCTGTGACAACCTCAATGTATCCTACCACCTGCTTCGCCACAATCCATCGATCTGTGACCGAGGAAAGGACAAAGTAGAAAACGGTTTTACACCAGCGTCTCAAACTtaa